From Medicago truncatula cultivar Jemalong A17 chromosome 7, MtrunA17r5.0-ANR, whole genome shotgun sequence, a single genomic window includes:
- the LOC25497436 gene encoding F-box/FBD/LRR-repeat protein At5g56420 has translation MSKPPETSTEEVDRISSLPDDILIQILSSLPTKQAFLTSILSKRWKHLWFFVPVIDFTKTKHSDSRLFDKFVDSILCLRKAAGNNSIHSFIWDDEHISHNWATITPKLSNTILTCTTLVVLKLSYLYMGPAFCYYPIILPSLKTLHLKDIKFDRYGDLKCLLGYCPVIEDLQLYHISYLTFLDPNRCCETLTKLIRADIIECNCDVPMKALSNVEFLRIKLYKTFNSPTFHNLTHLVLSYSWGIVQRVLYLCPKLQNIEFYQKIQGSIRDHEFVYGQNWVLPKFVPPCLSLSLKTCSMRDFGFAGLQHEHTMLATYILNNSSVLETMSIWCFRKRSEIERELTSCSRASATCKFSFYSEYV, from the exons ATGTCTAAGCCGCCAGAAACTTCAACGGAAGAAGTAGATAGGATAAGCAGTTTACCAGACGATATCCTAATTcaaattctctcttctcttcccacCAAACAAGCCTTTCTCACTTCCATTCTTTCAAAGAGATGGAAGCATCTATGGTTTTTTGTTCCAGTTATTGACTTTACCAAAACCAAACACTCCGATTCACGCTTATTCGACAAATTCGTTGACTCCATCTTGTGCTTGCGAAAAGCTGCTGGTAATAATTCCATCCACAGTTTCATCTGGGACGATGAACACATATCGCATAATTGGGCAACAATAACCCCTAAATTGTCTAATACTATTCTTACTTGTACAACCCTTGTTGTTCTTAAGCTCAGTTATCTTTATATGGGTCCGGCATTTTGTTATTATCCCATAATATTACCTTCACTCAAAACCCTACATTTGAAAGACATTAAGTTTGATCGATATGGAGATCTTAAGTGTCTTCTAGGGTATTGTCCAGTTATTGAAGATcttcaactatatcatatatcCTATCTCACTTTTCTTGATCCCAACAGATGTTGTGAAACCTTAACAAAGTTGATTAGAGCAGATATTATTGAATGTAATTGCGATGTTCCGATGAAAGCACTTTCAAATGTGGAGTTTCTACGCATAAAACTATACAAGACTTTTAACTCTCCTACATTCCATAATTTGACTCATTTGGTGCTCAGCTACAGTTGGGGTATAGTTCAACGTGTGCTCTACCTTTGCCCTAAGCttcaaaatattgaattttatcag AAGATACAAGGCAGCATTAGGGATCATGAGTTCGTATATGGTCAAAACTGGGTTCTTCCAAAATTTGTTCCACCATGCCTTTCACTAAGCCTTAAAACATGCTCTATGAGGGACTTTGGATTTGCAGGTCTTCAACATGAGCACACTATGTTAGCAACATATATTCTGAACAATTCATCAGTTTTAGAAACTATGTCAATTTGGTGCTTCAGAAAACGATCTGAGATAGAAAGAGAACTAACCTCATGTTCAAGGGCTTCTGCAACatgtaaattttcattttattcgGAATATGTATGA
- the LOC25497437 gene encoding FBD-associated F-box protein At4g10400, producing the protein MSQPETSAVEAMEEEVDRISILPDDILVHILSPLPTKQAFVTSVLSKRWKNLWCLVPALEFVGTKTVTVSKYVVSRQAAGNHYMHNWERIYPEFPNTIFTRETLVILKLSELFMGSGFCNYLIRLPSLKTLHLKDIEFQQYGDLDCLLEGCPVLEDLQLYDISYVSLLFSNACRKTLTKLNRADIIQCDCGVRMKALSNVEFLHIKLSKGYLHYVFPAFNNLTHLVLNYSHSIDLQMLHDCPKLQTLELYQKNRGSIRGDGSYGKQDWSVPKSVPSCLLLNLTTCTLRDIGFPDFRQHILLARYILNNSAVLETMSVGCCWNLSKIKGKLFSSSRVSATCKLSVYLEQYY; encoded by the exons ATGTCTCAGCCGGAAACTTCAGCGGTGGAGGCTATGGAGGAGGAGGTAGATAGGATCAGCATTTTACCAGATGATATCCTAGTTCACATTCTCTCTCCTCTTCCCACCAAACAAGCCTTTGTGACTTCCGTTCTTTCAAAGAGATGGAAGAATCTATGGTGTCTCGTTCCAGCTCTCGAATTTGTCGGAACCAAAACGGTGACGGTATCCAAATACGTTGTTTCGCGACAAGCTGCTGGTAATCATTACATGCATAATTGGGAAAGAATATACCCTGAATTTCCTAATACTATCTTTACTAGAGAAACCCTTGTTATTCTTAAGCTCAGTGAACTTTTTATGGGTTCTGGGTTTTGTAATTATCTCATAAGATTACCCTCACTCAAAACCCTACATCTGAAAGACATTGAGTTTCAACAATATGGAGATCTTGATTGTCTTCTAGAGGGATGTCCAGTTCTTGAAGATCTTCAACTATATGATATATCCTAtgtctctcttctcttttccaACGCATGCCGCAAAACCTTAACAAAGTTGAATAGAGCAGATATTATTCAATGTGATTGCGGGGTTCGGATGAAAGCACTTTCAAATGTGGAGTTTCTACACATAAAACTATCCAAG ggTTATCTACATTACGTCTTCCCTGCATTCAATAATTTGACTCATTTGGTGCTCAACTATAGTCACAGTATAGATCTGCAGATGCTCCACGATTGCCCCAAGCTTCAAACTCTTGAACTTTATCAG AAGAACCGAGGCAGCATTAGGGGGGATGGAAGTTATGGTAAACAAGACTGGTCCGTTCCAAAATCTGTTCCATCTTGCCTTTTATTAAACCTTACAACTTGCACTTTGCGGGACATTGGATTTCCAGACTTCCGTCAGCACATTTTGTTAGCAAGATATATTCTGAACAACTCAGCAGTTTTAGAAACTATGTCAGTCGGGTGCTGCTGGAATCTGtctaaaataaaaggaaaattattctCAAGTTCAAGGGTGTCTGCAACATGTAAACTCTCGGTTTATTTGGAACAATATTATTAA
- the LOC25497440 gene encoding pentatricopeptide repeat-containing protein At4g19890 — MLCFVILKNHGFSRRFTSIFTFKRKSLCYYSSSTQLQPISQTMVQRVCSLVCESYNQHAHMRVSSQRLHFGIEVDFLTHEQAVSVVASLASDAGSMVTLSFFHWAIGYPKFRHFMRLYIVCAMSLIGNRNSEKACEVMRCMVESFSEVGRLKEAVEMVIEMHNQGLVPNTRTLNWIIKVTSEMGLVEYAELLFEEMCVRGVQPDSISYRVMVVMYCKIGNILEADKWLSVMLERGFVVDNATFTLIISRFSGKGYTTRALWYFRRLVDMGLEPNLINFTCMIEGLCKRGSIKQAFEMLEEMVGKGWKPNVYTHTSLIDGLCKKGWTEKAFRLFLKLVRSENHKPNVLTYTAMISGYCREDKLNRAEMLLSRMKEQGLVPNTNTYTTLIDGHCKAGNFERAYDLMNLMSSEGFSPNLCTYNAIVNGLCKRGRVQEAYKMLEDGFQNGLKPDKFTYNILMSEHCKQENIRQALALFNKMLKIGIQPDIHSYTTLIAVFCRENRMKESEMFFEEAVRIGIIPTNKTYTSMICGYCREGNLTLAMKFFHRLSDHGCAPDSITYGAIISGLCKQSKRDEARSLYDSMIEKGLVPCEVTRITLAYEYCKVDDCLSAMVILERLEKKLWIRTATTLVRKLCSEKKVGMAALFFNKLLDMDLHVNRVILAAFMTACYETNNYALVSDLSARIHKENRFEIKVTK, encoded by the coding sequence ATGTTGTGCTTTGTGATTCTAAAAAATCATGGCTTTTCACGTAGATTCACCTCAATTTTCACGTTTAAAAGAAAATCACTATGTTATTATTCTTCTTCAACACAATTACAACCCATATCTCAAACTATGGTCCAAAGGGTATGTTCATTGGTGTGTGAATCTTATAATCAACATGCCCACATGAGAGTTTCATCTCAAAGACTCCATTTTGGGATTGAGGTTGATTTTTTAACCCATGAACAAGCTGTTTCCGTTGTTGCTTCACTTGCAAGTGATGCTGGTTCAATGGTGACTCTTAGTTTCTTCCATTGGGCTATTGGGTATCCTAAGTTTCGACATTTTATGAGACTGTACATTGTGTGTGCCATGTCGTTGATTGGGAATAGGAATTCGGAGAAAGCTTGTGAAGTTATGAGGTGTATGGTGGAGAGTTTTTCTGAGGTTGGGAGGTTGAAAGAGGCTGTGGAGATGGTTATTGAAATGCATAATCAGGGTTTGGTTCCGAATACTAGGACGTTGAATTGGATTATCAAGGTGACGAGTGAAATGGGTTTGGTTGAATATGCAGAGTTGTTGTTTGAGGAAATGTGCGTGAGAGGGGTTCAACCAGATTCTATTAGCTATAGGGTGATGGTTGTTATGTATTGTAAGATTGGCAACATTTTGGAGGCTGATAAGTGGTTGAGTGTCATGCTTGAGAGGGGTTTTGTGGTTGATAATGCAACATTTACGTTAATAATTAGCAGATTCTCTGGAAAGGGTTACACAACCAGAGCATTATGGTATTTTCGTAGGTTAGTTGATATGGGTTTGGAGCctaatttgattaatttcacTTGTATGATTGAAGGTTTGTGCAAACGGGGTAGCATAAAGCAAGCATTTGAAATGTTGGAAGAGATGGTTGGTAAAGGTTGGAAACCTAATGTGTATActcatacatcattaattgatgGTCTTTGCAAGAAAGGATGGACTGAGAAAGCGTTTAGGTTGTTTCTTAAGCTTGTTCGAAGCGAAAATCACAAGCCAAATGTTCTTACATATACTGCCATGATAAGCGGGTATTGTAGAGAGGACAAACTAAACCGAGCAGAGATGCTACTGAGTCGAATGAAAGAGCAGGGATTAGTACCGAACACCAACACTTACACAACTCTCATTGATGGGCATTGCAAAGCAGGAAATTTTGAAAGAGCATATGATTTGATGAATCTAATGAGTAGTGAAGGTTTTAGTCCTAATCTATGTACATATAATGCCATTGTTAATGGCCTTTGTAAAAGGGGAAGGGTACAAGAGGCTTACAAAATGCTTGAGGATGGCTTTCAGAATGGTCTGAAACCTGATAAATTCACCTATAATATTCTAATGTCTGAACATTGTAAACAGGAAAATATCAGGCAAGCATTGGCGTTATTCAATAAGATGTTAAAAATTGGTATTCAACCTGATATTCATTCATACACCACATTGATTGCAGTCTTCTGTCGGGAAAATAGAATGAAAGAAAGTGAGATGTTTTTTGAGGAAGCTGTGAGAATCGGAATTATTCCTACAAACAAAACTTATACATCAATGATATGTGGTTATTGTAGAGAAGGAAATTTGACTTTGGCTATGAAGTTTTTCCATAGGTTGAGTGATCATGGCTGTGCCCCGGATTCTATTACGTATGGCGCTATTATAAGCGGGCTTTGCAAACAATCAAAGCGTGATGAGGCTCGGAGTTTGTATGACTCTATGATAGAAAAGGGACTTGTCCCATGTGAAGTTACTAGGATAACGTTGGCTTATGAATATTGTAAGGTAGATGATTGTTTATCTGCTATGGTTATTCTAGAAAGGCTGGAAAAGAAACTCTGGATCCGGACGGCTACCACCTTGGTCAGGAAGCTTTGTAGTGAGAAGAAAGTAGGCATGGCTGCACTGTTCTTTAATAAGTTACTAGACATGGACCTTCATGTTAATCGTGTAATATTAGCAGCATTTATGACTGCATGCTATGAAACCAATAATTATGCTCTTGTTTCTGATTTGTCTGCAAGGATACACAAGGAAAATCGTTTTGAAATCAAAGTCACAAAATAA